CGCATCGTGTCGACGAGGTCGAGGACCCCCTGCTGGTGGCCGATGTCGAGCGCACTGGTGGGTTCGTCGAGGAGCAGCACGTGCGGCTCCTGTGCCAGCGCCCGGGCCAGCACGACACGCTGCAGCTCCCCGCCGGAGAGGCCGGCGGCCGGGCGGTCGGCGAAGTCGACCAGGTCCAGGCGCCGCAGGGTGCGGGCCACGGCGTCACGGTCGGTCGCCGTCTCCGTCGCGAACCGGCCCAGGTGGGGCGTACGGCCGAGCGCGACCAGCTCCCGGACGCTGATCCCCTCGGGCACCACGGGCCGCTGCGGCATCAGCGCCACCACCCGCGCGACGCGACGGCGCGAGGCGTGGCCGGGGTCGATGCCGCCGATCCGGAGCCGGCCGGACGCGGGCAGCAGGCCCGCCACGGCCAGCAGCAGCGAGGTCTTGCCGGCGCCGTTGGGACCCACGACAGCGACCCAGTCACCCGGGTCGACCGCCAGGTCGACGTCGGTGACGACCCGGACGCCACCGCGGTCCACGGACACCCCCCGGCACTCGACGGCCGGCGCCGCGCCGCGCGTCACAGCGTGCCCCGGTGGCGTCGCAGGACCACGAGGAAGAAGGGTGCCCCGACGAGGGCGGTGACGACCCCGATCGGCACCTCGCTGGGCGCGAGCGCGGTCCGGGCGACCACGTCGGCGAGCACGAGGAACGCAGCCCCGAGCAACAGCGCCAGGGGCAGCAGGGTGTGGTGGGCAGCACCGAAGAGCAGCCGGACGGCGTGCGGCACCACGATGCCGACGAACCCGATCAGGCCGGACACGCTGACCACCGCGGCCGTGCCGAGGGTCGCCGTCACCACCAGCACCAGGCGGACCCGCGCAGGGTCGACCCCGAGACTGGCCGCCTCCACGTCACCCACCGCCATCACGTCGAGCACCCGCCGGTGGACCAGGATCACGGCGCAGGACACCACGACGTACGGCAGCGCGATGACGACGTCGGACCAGCCGTCGGTGCTGAGCCGCCCCAGCATCCACGAGTAGACCGACAGCAGCGAGTCGTCGTACTGCTGCTGGACGAAGTTCTGGATCGCGTTGA
The genomic region above belongs to Nocardioides coralli and contains:
- a CDS encoding ABC transporter ATP-binding protein, encoding MDRGGVRVVTDVDLAVDPGDWVAVVGPNGAGKTSLLLAVAGLLPASGRLRIGGIDPGHASRRRVARVVALMPQRPVVPEGISVRELVALGRTPHLGRFATETATDRDAVARTLRRLDLVDFADRPAAGLSGGELQRVVLARALAQEPHVLLLDEPTSALDIGHQQGVLDLVDTMRLQDELTVVAAMHDLTLAGQYGRRVVLLDRGRVVADAAPGEVLEPARLAEVYGARVEVLSRETGPAVLPVRGPR